From the Desulfosarcina sp. BuS5 genome, one window contains:
- the dxs gene encoding 1-deoxy-D-xylulose-5-phosphate synthase, with protein MSFLKKIDSPEDLKLLSRSELPALAEEIRTMIVDVVSKNGGHLASSLGAVELAIAIHYVFNAPEDKIIWDVGHQSYPHKLLTGRRESFHTLRQHKGLCGFTRIGESPYDAFSTGHSGTSISAGLGMACAGRLKKKHSKVIAVIGDGSLTSGLAYEGLNQAGDIHKNLIVILNDNDMSISHNVGALSSFLSRAFAAKRLQGLRKEFGEFLKSLPKVGGDIYQIAKRSEESFKSFVTPGMLFEAFNFEYFGPINGHRLNHLIDILNNVKCLNEPVLLHVTTKKGKGYPPAENNPVYFHGVGSFEIKTGNSSGQKGAIPTYTQIFGKAMVKLAEKNDKIIAVTAAMPEGTGLVKFADTFPDRFFDVGIAEQHGVTFAAGLAIEGLKPVVAIYSTFLQRAYDQIIHDVCLEALPVVFAIDRGGIVGEDGSTHHGLFDLSYLRNLPNMVVMAPKDENELCRMLITATSHNGPVAFRYPRGTARGVSVDENPAVIPIGRSEILKDGDDILILAIGRSVGDALDAHSLLSKKGISATVVNCRFVKPIDSDKICALVKKIPKIITVEENVLQGGFGSAVLECLCDNGIMRFNLIRLGIPDKFVEHGNQDILRSKYRIDAPSIADAAVKLCDIYD; from the coding sequence TTGAGCTTTCTGAAAAAAATAGATTCACCCGAAGATCTTAAACTTCTCTCGAGATCTGAGCTGCCGGCGCTTGCGGAAGAGATACGAACAATGATTGTGGATGTTGTTTCTAAAAACGGCGGCCATCTTGCATCGAGCCTCGGAGCGGTTGAACTTGCCATTGCAATCCATTATGTATTTAATGCGCCTGAGGATAAAATCATATGGGATGTGGGGCATCAGTCTTATCCTCACAAACTTCTTACCGGCAGGCGGGAGAGCTTTCATACTCTCCGACAACATAAAGGCCTTTGCGGATTTACCCGTATAGGTGAAAGCCCCTACGATGCATTTTCAACCGGTCACAGCGGCACATCAATATCTGCAGGCCTTGGTATGGCCTGTGCCGGACGCCTTAAAAAAAAGCATTCCAAGGTTATTGCGGTAATAGGCGACGGATCATTGACTTCGGGCCTGGCCTATGAAGGCCTGAATCAGGCCGGAGATATACACAAGAATCTTATTGTTATCCTGAATGATAACGATATGTCGATCTCCCATAATGTAGGAGCATTATCCTCTTTTCTCAGCCGCGCCTTTGCCGCAAAAAGGCTGCAAGGCTTAAGAAAAGAATTCGGCGAGTTTCTGAAATCCCTTCCAAAAGTAGGTGGAGACATCTACCAGATTGCAAAACGTTCGGAAGAGTCATTCAAATCGTTTGTAACCCCCGGAATGTTGTTTGAAGCATTTAATTTTGAATATTTCGGGCCGATCAACGGCCACAGGCTGAATCACCTGATCGATATACTCAATAATGTCAAATGCCTTAATGAACCGGTACTTCTTCATGTCACAACCAAAAAAGGAAAAGGCTACCCTCCTGCGGAAAATAATCCTGTCTATTTTCATGGTGTAGGAAGTTTTGAAATAAAAACAGGAAACAGTTCGGGACAAAAAGGTGCGATCCCCACATATACCCAAATTTTTGGGAAAGCAATGGTGAAACTGGCCGAAAAAAATGATAAAATCATAGCTGTTACCGCAGCCATGCCGGAAGGTACGGGACTCGTAAAATTCGCCGATACTTTTCCAGACCGCTTTTTTGATGTTGGGATTGCGGAACAGCACGGGGTTACCTTTGCCGCAGGCCTTGCAATAGAGGGACTAAAACCTGTTGTGGCTATTTATTCAACCTTTTTACAAAGAGCATATGACCAGATAATCCATGATGTATGCTTGGAAGCGCTCCCGGTTGTTTTTGCCATCGACAGGGGCGGTATTGTAGGCGAAGACGGCTCTACTCATCACGGGCTGTTCGATTTGTCATACCTCAGAAATCTTCCCAACATGGTTGTAATGGCTCCTAAAGATGAGAATGAACTCTGCAGAATGCTCATAACAGCGACTTCACATAATGGACCGGTTGCTTTCAGATATCCCAGGGGGACTGCAAGAGGCGTTTCTGTTGATGAAAATCCGGCTGTCATACCCATCGGCCGGAGCGAAATCCTGAAGGATGGTGATGATATTCTCATACTGGCCATCGGACGATCTGTGGGTGATGCTCTTGACGCCCATTCCCTGCTGTCAAAAAAGGGCATATCCGCAACCGTAGTTAACTGCCGATTTGTAAAACCGATAGATTCCGACAAGATATGCGCTTTAGTAAAAAAAATCCCGAAAATCATTACAGTCGAGGAGAATGTACTGCAAGGAGGTTTCGGAAGCGCGGTTCTGGAATGTTTATGCGATAACGGAATAATGAGATTTAATCTTATAAGGCTTGGAATACCGGACAAATTCGTCGAGCATGGAAACCAGGATATTCTAAGATCAAAATACCGCATTGATGCGCCCTCCATTGCCGATGCAGCAGTAAAACTTTGCGACATATATGATTGA
- a CDS encoding polyprenyl synthetase family protein: MFKFKEYLTEKQELVNNSLRNILEHFSVHSRLMKAVEFSLMAGGKRVRPVLCIAACEAVHGDIRDTLPVACALEMIHTYSLIHDDLPAMDDDDLRRGKPTCHIRFDEATAILAGDALLTLAFQILSSANILSGHNDKNHHPSVRLKIINILSSASGWNGMIRGQMMDISSENSVLNLDKLEHMHSLKTGALIEASVSAGAIIGGCNTKQLKHLSLYAKKIGLAFQVADDILNVEGDPLVMGKTAGTDAHRNKNTYPSLMGLNGSKKFAGQLIYDALQALDIFDKSSDPLRKIASYIINRKK; encoded by the coding sequence ATGTTCAAATTTAAAGAATATCTTACTGAAAAACAAGAGCTTGTAAACAACTCTCTTAGAAATATCCTTGAACATTTTTCGGTTCACAGCCGTCTTATGAAGGCTGTGGAATTTTCCTTGATGGCCGGAGGAAAAAGAGTCAGACCGGTGCTCTGTATTGCCGCATGTGAAGCCGTTCATGGGGATATTCGAGATACCCTGCCGGTTGCATGCGCGCTTGAAATGATACATACTTATTCGCTGATACATGATGATCTCCCGGCAATGGACGACGACGACCTGCGCAGGGGGAAGCCCACTTGTCACATCCGGTTTGACGAAGCCACAGCAATCCTTGCCGGCGATGCGCTGCTTACGCTTGCATTTCAGATTCTATCTTCAGCAAACATTTTATCAGGCCATAACGATAAAAATCATCATCCATCTGTGCGGCTGAAAATTATCAATATATTATCAAGCGCATCAGGCTGGAACGGTATGATCAGGGGACAGATGATGGATATCTCTTCAGAGAACAGTGTGCTGAATTTAGATAAGCTTGAACATATGCATTCATTAAAGACAGGCGCGCTTATAGAAGCATCGGTATCTGCAGGAGCAATTATAGGAGGCTGCAATACTAAACAATTAAAACATCTTTCATTATATGCCAAAAAAATAGGCCTCGCATTTCAGGTTGCAGACGATATATTGAACGTTGAAGGAGATCCGCTGGTTATGGGCAAGACTGCAGGAACTGATGCCCACCGGAACAAAAACACCTATCCGTCTTTGATGGGGTTGAATGGTTCAAAAAAATTTGCCGGACAACTCATATACGACGCATTGCAGGCTCTGGATATTTTTGATAAAAGTTCAGATCCGCTTCGTAAAATCGCTTCTTATATTATTAACCGAAAAAAATAA
- the xseB gene encoding exodeoxyribonuclease VII small subunit, whose translation MTKQTFEKAISLLEHIVQDLETEDLPLEEALKKFEEGVKLSKFCSRKLDETEKKIIILMENNSGKLSEKPFAPDQE comes from the coding sequence ATGACGAAACAAACATTTGAAAAAGCAATAAGCTTGCTGGAACATATAGTTCAGGATTTGGAAACCGAAGATCTTCCCCTTGAAGAAGCTTTGAAAAAATTCGAGGAAGGTGTAAAACTATCAAAGTTCTGTTCCCGCAAACTTGATGAAACTGAAAAAAAAATAATAATCCTCATGGAGAATAACAGCGGAAAGTTGAGTGAAAAACCATTTGCACCGGATCAGGAATGA